One Kiritimatiellia bacterium genomic region harbors:
- a CDS encoding ABC transporter ATP-binding protein: MNSKDGLLVICRGVTRRFRKGPVWVTPLENLDLEIPRGDFLALMGPSGSGKSTLLNLLAGIDQPTAGEIIIDGAAIHAMSRGALAAWRARTVGYIFQLYHLVPTLTAFENVELPLLLHPMSRRERSERVEAALSLVGLSDRMHHFPRELSGGQEQRVAIARAIVADPPLIVADEPTGDLDRESADAVLGLLGRLNRERGKTIVMVTHDARAASAASRVLHLEKGKLLEASACN; the protein is encoded by the coding sequence GTGAACAGCAAGGATGGTCTGCTCGTCATCTGCCGGGGCGTGACCCGGCGCTTTCGAAAAGGTCCGGTTTGGGTCACGCCGCTGGAGAATCTGGATTTGGAAATTCCTCGTGGCGATTTTCTCGCGCTGATGGGCCCATCTGGGTCGGGCAAGTCGACGCTGCTCAACCTGCTTGCGGGCATCGACCAGCCCACAGCGGGCGAGATCATCATCGACGGCGCAGCGATCCATGCAATGTCCCGCGGCGCGCTCGCCGCATGGCGCGCGCGGACGGTTGGTTACATATTCCAGCTTTATCACCTCGTTCCAACATTGACCGCATTCGAAAATGTGGAGCTGCCGCTGCTGCTCCATCCGATGAGCCGGCGGGAGCGCAGCGAACGCGTGGAAGCGGCCCTTTCACTCGTAGGTCTCTCAGACCGCATGCATCACTTTCCGCGTGAACTCTCGGGCGGCCAGGAGCAGCGGGTCGCCATCGCGAGAGCGATCGTGGCCGACCCTCCCCTCATCGTCGCGGACGAGCCTACGGGCGATTTGGATCGCGAATCGGCCGATGCAGTTCTTGGGCTACTCGGGCGACTGAACCGTGAACGGGGAAAAACGATCGTGATGGTCACCCACGACGCCCGCGCCGCGTCGGCCGCGTCGCGCGTGCTGCATCTGGAGAAAGGCAAATTGCTGGAGGCCTCAGCATGCAACTGA
- a CDS encoding ABC transporter permease, translated as MQLNGKTLINMIPLAAKQVVRSRMRALLTAAGIAMGMFVFAAVETLRSAVARATTLGAEDTTLVVYRENRYCPAASRLPLHYEDEIRRVPGVREVIPIQIVVNNCGASLDVITFRGVPPRQLLRYAPEIRIVRGSLEDWMRADDGALIGEQFAKRRGLAPGDVFQAAGVRVRISGILSSPNPQDNSVAYVHLPFLQQASGRGLGEVTQFNVRVEDPSELLAVADAIDARFRSAPEPTKTTPEKAFFAQAASDLVELSDYSKWIGYGAVVAVLGLIGNAVLLAVRGRVREVAIVQTLGYSSGAVAWLVLLEGILLGLAGGAAGAGAAWIFFEAGRFTFGNEGQIISLTADPRLLADCLGIALGLGAAAAAAPAWIAARTPIVASLRS; from the coding sequence ATGCAACTGAACGGAAAAACGCTCATCAATATGATCCCGCTGGCAGCCAAGCAGGTTGTCCGCAGCCGCATGCGCGCGCTACTGACCGCGGCAGGCATTGCGATGGGAATGTTTGTGTTTGCCGCCGTGGAGACGCTCCGATCCGCCGTCGCGCGCGCGACGACCCTGGGCGCCGAGGATACCACGCTCGTCGTGTACCGGGAGAATCGGTATTGCCCCGCAGCGAGCCGTTTGCCGCTGCATTATGAGGACGAGATTCGGCGTGTGCCCGGCGTTCGGGAGGTAATTCCGATCCAGATCGTCGTGAACAATTGCGGGGCGAGCCTCGATGTCATCACGTTCCGCGGCGTTCCGCCCCGCCAGCTTCTTCGGTACGCGCCGGAAATCCGGATCGTGCGCGGATCACTGGAAGATTGGATGCGCGCCGATGACGGCGCCCTAATTGGAGAACAGTTTGCAAAACGCCGCGGCCTGGCGCCCGGCGATGTCTTTCAAGCGGCGGGTGTCCGCGTTCGAATTTCGGGCATTTTGTCCTCGCCGAACCCGCAGGACAATTCGGTGGCCTATGTGCATCTGCCATTTTTGCAACAGGCGAGCGGCCGCGGGCTTGGCGAGGTGACCCAATTCAACGTGCGCGTGGAGGATCCCTCGGAGCTTCTTGCGGTGGCTGACGCGATCGACGCTCGCTTTCGGTCGGCCCCTGAGCCCACGAAAACTACGCCTGAAAAGGCGTTTTTCGCGCAGGCTGCGAGCGACCTCGTGGAACTGTCCGATTATTCGAAGTGGATCGGTTATGGCGCCGTGGTCGCGGTGCTGGGCCTTATCGGGAATGCCGTCCTGCTCGCGGTTCGCGGTCGGGTGCGAGAGGTGGCTATCGTACAGACGCTCGGCTACTCATCCGGCGCGGTGGCGTGGCTGGTCCTTCTGGAGGGCATTCTGCTAGGGCTGGCGGGCGGCGCGGCGGGCGCGGGCGCGGCCTGGATCTTTTTTGAGGCGGGCCGTTTCACCTTTGGAAACGAGGGACAGATTATCTCGCTCACGGCTGATCCCCGCCTGCTCGCAGACTGCCTGGGTATCGCGCTGGGGCTGGGCGCTGCAGCGGCGGCGGCGCCGGCGTGGATTGCCGCCCGCACACCCATTGTGGCGAGTCTCCGGAGCTGA